A genomic window from Daphnia magna isolate NIES linkage group LG9, ASM2063170v1.1, whole genome shotgun sequence includes:
- the LOC116930947 gene encoding transcription factor RFX4 encodes MMETRILMSTSSTSNGSNYDEMMLNRKESSVHHHHQRTTSSTGTAIGGGHHHHHQTTQLPPPLTAVQMRPHSTPATLLWLEENYEMAQGVCVPRNTLYLHYVDFCSKHGMTPVNAASFGKIIRQQFPQLTTRRLGTRGQSRYHYYGIAIRENSAYYELVYSKKGLQATEDIRKDHLRQMPSSCAGNHAGMPSSSRSVTSSSSSSQSVGGGIPVSVAVAQAATAAALATRLPEFPNLRDLCLPPGGISGGVPEERVATFIVMYRAHCQRLLDTIIRGSFQEVQTFLLHYWQGMPPHLVGVLGSHVVVNIVGVCDSILYRSVCSILMSSVIRGLPENLIQMIRKFASELESWLQAALDDLPENLRAVKIDLARHFCHMLRRQSSLNQLFGTVRLALHDPQVNSVLLHDWQRQDIHAMTKSALQAASNFHLNDQGQQFRKRRSTEAQSINPATVEFVAAFGGEFERLLAEQAPLEAYTEWVESIVDRCVLQQRGHHRSRPASSLRHSIRQFLLVWMAFSGRLLRELTAQTAAGFETFHLMRIMVDDYFLYLVELLHVDDRARELMRNITLDIPPEYLDTDYEGFLATVFANLDISPELNSLGSDHPSSGNRHLTVGEPHYADVVTEETSHMENNSPNIQQQQVIVVNNATTNNGYNSLPTESTSDTGTSDETFTSYDYATNIRLANGYKFTSGGGPTNTGGYNSYPASNTPPAVSHQQLSYYPSTGFGDVTTAAEQYTNGSYNAAYQHAAYHIRRDFSTDVIHHQVHSCSTSGGVGSSGFYSSEHQQSPQVITPTTGTNYVNIPATAGTGDYYGTVYDVTSSASSSSSASVYGDLNDQNHPKLKKNETVIAQQSSSVIIGQTQPDTECGGKAPETNTSSNFHISSEPYIRS; translated from the exons ATGATGGAGACGCGGATCCTGATGTCGACTTCGTCTACCAGCAACGGCAGCAATTACGACG AAATGATGCTCAACCGGAAAGAATCATCGGTACACCATCACCACCAAAGAACCACATCTTCAACGGGGACGGCCATTGGAGGCGGgcatcatcatcaccatcaaaCGACTCAACTTCCTCCGCCTCTGACGGCCGTTCAAATGAGACCCCACTCAACGCCGGCTACTCTTCTTTGGCTGGAAGAAAATTACGAAATGGCACAAGGAGTTTGCGTCCCACGCAATACACTCTACCTTCACTATGTCGACTTTTGTTCTAAGCACGGCATGACACCCGTCAATGCCGCCTCGTTTGGCAAA ATTATCCGACAGCAGTTTCCGCAATTGACGACTCGGCGTTTAGGAACTAGAGGTCAATCGCGTTATCATTATTACGGAATCGCCATCCGGGAGAACTCGGCTTATTATGAGTTAGTCTACTCAAAGAAAGGGTTGCAAGC GACTGAAGATATTCGAAAAGATCACCTTAGACAG ATGCCTTCCTCGTGTGCTGGGAACCATGCAGGAATGCCATCGTCTTCAAGATCTGTAACGTCTTCGTCATCTTCATCGCAAAGCGTTGGCGGAGGGATTCCTGTATCAGTTGCGGTGGCTCAAGCAGCCACAGCCGCTGCGCTGGCCACCCGCCTACCAGAGTTCCCTAATTTACGTGACTTGTGTCTACCGCCTGGCGGTATCAGCGGGGGCGTGCCCGAAGAGCGTGTTGCCACGTTTATCGTCATGTATCGCGCACACTGTCAGAGACTCCTCGATACAATTATCCGTGGCAGCTTCCAGGAA GTGCAAACATTCCTCTTGCATTATTGGCAAGGCATGCCGCCTCACTTGGTTGGCGTCCTGGGAAGTCACGTGGTGGTCAATATTGTCGGCGTTTGCGATTCCATCCTCTACCGCTCCGTCTGCAGCATCCTCATGTCTTCTGTCATTCGA GGGTTGCCGGAGAATTTGATCCAGATGATTCGCAAATTTGCGTCCGAACTGGAGTCTTGGCTTCAAGCTGCTTTGGACGATTTGCCGGAAAATCTACGTGCCGTTAAAATCGATC TGGCACGGCATTTTTGTCACATGCTACGACGACAAAGTTCGCTGAATCAGCTGTTTGGGACCGTACGGTTGGCATTACACGACCCGCAAGTGAATAGCGTTTTACTTCACGACTGGCAACGTCAGGATATTCACGCCATGACTAAAAGTGCCCTACAGGCGGCCAGCAATTTTCATTTGAACGATCAGGGTCAACAATTCCGTAAGCGTCGGTCAACTGAGGCGCAATCCATCAATCCCGCTACGGTCGAATTCGTGGCCGCCT TTGGTGGCGAGTTTGAGCGCCTTTTAGCGGAGCAAGCGCCGTTGGAAGCCTATACTGAATGGGTGGAGTCGATTGTGGATCGTTGCGTCCTCCAACAGCGCGGCCATCATCGCAGCAGACCCGCCTCTTCGCTACGTCATTCGATCCGCCAGTTCCTTCTTGTATGGATGGCTTTTAGCGGCCGTTTGCTGCGTGAGTTGACCGCACAGACCGCTGCCGGATTCG AAACGTTCCATTTGATGCGCATTATGGTGGACGATTATTTCTTGTACCTGGTCGAGTTGTTGCACGTTGACGACCGAGCCCGTGAGCTCATGCGTAACATCACACTCGACATTCCGCCGGAATACCTTGACACTGATTATGAAg GGTTTCTTGCCACTGTTTTTGCAAACCTTGATATTTCACCGGAACTCAATAGTCTCGGTTCAGATCACCCATCCTCCGGCAACAGACATCTGACTGTGGGCGAACCACACTATGCTGATGTTGTGACAGAAGAAACAAGCC ATATGGAAAATAACAGCCCCAATATCCAACAGCAGCAGGTTATTGTGGTCAACAACGCTACAACCAACAATGGTTACAACAGTTTGCCCACCGAATCTACTTCCGACACTGGAACGTCGGATGAAACGTTCACCAGTTATGACTACGCAACTAACATTCGATTAGCCAATGGCTATAAATTCACTAGTGGCGGTGGGCCCACAAACACCGGAGGTTATAATAGCTATCCGGCTAGTAACACGCCACCCGCAGTTTCCCATCAA CAACTAAGCTACTACCCTAGCACGGGTTTTGGCGATGTTACAACTGCTGCAGAGCAGTACACTAATGGATCATACAATGCAGCCTATCAACACGCAGCGTATCATATCCGGCGGGATTTCAGTACGGATGTCATTCATCACCAAGTACATAGCTGTTCCACTTCTGGTGGTGTGGGTTCGAGTGGATTTTATTCTTCAGAACACCAGCAGTCTCCACAGGTAATTACACCGACTACAGGCACCAATTATGTTAACATTCCCGCAACGGCTGGAACTGGAGATTATTACGGGACGGTCTATGATGTCACGTCGTCCGCTTCATCTAGCAGCAGCGCATCTGTTTACGGTGATTTAAATGACCAGAACCATCCAAa attgaaaaagaatgaaactgTCATAGCCCAGCAATCGTCAAGCGTCATCATTGGGCAGACTCAGCCTGATACGGAATGCGGAGGAAAAGCTCCCGAGACAAACACGTCAAGTAACTTTCATATCTCCTCAGAGCCCTATATTCGTTCATAA
- the LOC116930962 gene encoding myosin-11 isoform X1 translates to MEDLSRLLLEERSHSEQFKANFMKLKIEYDKIVAENQRLNDDILKFKEYKPEEPNEVIKRKLKNAEKQLQGKDCLILSLQEELRTINESLKEKLCHDKHYASRITSTENALEQTKVLLSNLQLETSVLVKNIEKTKKTDEQDHQRDLMMLADRCAQSDHERRVIARQVIKATSKARKTTDLLKQENSLLSFTITKLKETLDKICWDKSELSSQLDTLKVQHGQDRGELIMQIRNLECEHTKLQAKCDAAEKSMQEALREKEKAVLAFQAAENNEIKLRNSVFALEIKFEKTCDKFKRDVEYKDQINNLEVQEFKKHIHALKVELEEERSKIQHHSDKLRVHEKELTVAKEELRKKEIEVNTQVQDIKIATENKYRAILEEKFQNEMETSRKYAEIQSQLILERNLKTSLESELNRLTSNNQTLSERIRSLDELEMDQKRLKNAIEFLEQEKTELSEQLDRNKRSSAEQYETLLKELEISRSGQAIANETMLQTVSDLREQVTQLQSQLAVSEQNAESQVKRLETSLKINQKKSQQYAKLIWKLRQRLALTSHSKQIVPPSSFTDLEQ, encoded by the exons ATGGAAGACTTATCCAGGCTACTTCTGGAAGAAAGATCACACTCAGAACAGTTTAAGGCAAATTTTATGAAACTCAAAATTGAATATGATAA gATCGTAGCTGAAAATCAAAGGCTTAATGATGATATATTGAAGTTTAAAGAATATAAACCTGAAGAACCTAATGAAGTGATTAAACGAAAACTCAAGAATGCTGAAAAACAATTGCAAGGCAAAGATTGTCTCATTTTATCATTACAAGAAGAG CTTCGAACCATCAATGAATCTCTGAAGGAGAAACTCTGTCATGACAAGCACTATGCTTCAAGGATTACATCAACAGAAAATGCACTTGAACAAACAAAAGTCTTGTTATCAAATCTTCAGTTAGAAACATCAGTGTTGGTGAAAAATATTGAGAAGACCAAAAAGACAGATGAACAAGACCATCAAAGAGATCTCATGATGTTAGCAGATCGA TGTGCCCAGTCCGACCATGAACGGAGAGTAATTGCTCGCCAAGTGATAAAAGCCACGTCAAAAGCACGGAAAACAACAGACTtattaaaacaagaaaacagtTTGCTCTCGTTTACCATTACA AAACTTAAAGAAACTTTGGATAAAATCTGTTGGGATAAAAGTGAACTGTCATCGCAATTAGACACCCTTAAAGTTCAGCACGGACAAGATCGTGGGGAGTTGATCATGCAAATCCGCAACCTTGAA TGCGAACACACTAAGCTTCAAGCTAAGTGCGATGCTGCCGAAAAAAGCATGCAAGAAGCTTtacgtgaaaaagaaaaggctgTTTTAGCATTTCAAGCTGCCGAAAATAATGAAATCAAACTGAGGAATAGCGTGTTTGCGCTCGAAATAAAATTCGAAAAGACATGCGATAAATTTAAAAGAGATGTGGAGTATAAAGATCAAATAAATAACCTTGAAGTTcaggaatttaaaaaacacattCACG CGTTGAAAGTTGAATTAGAGGAAGAACGTTCGAAAATCCAGCACCATTCTGACAAATTGCGTGTTCATGAAAAAGAACTTACAGTGGCCAAAGAAGAGTTACGTAAGAAGGAAATCGAAGTCAATACTCAGGTGCAGGACATCAAAATTGCAACAGAAAACAAGTACCGG GCGATACTCGaggaaaaatttcaaaacgaaATGGAGACTTCTCGCAAGTATGCCGAAATCCAGAGCCAATTGATTTTAGAGCGCAATTTGAAGACTAGTCTGGAATCAGAATTGAACAGATTGACGTCCAATAATCAAACATTGAGCGAACGAATTCGATCTCTTGACGAATTGGAAATGGACCAGAAACGATTAAAAAATGCTATAGAATTTCTGGAACAAGAAAAGACTGAACTTTCTGAGCAGTTGGATCGCAACAAGCGATCTTCTGCCGAG CAATATGAAACTCTTTTGAAAGAACTGGAAATAAGTCGCTCCGGTCAAGCCATCGCGAATGAAACGATGCTTCAGACGGTGAGTGACTTGCGAGAACAGGTCACGCAGCTACAAAGTCAACTCGCTGTATCGGAACAAAATGCCGAATCTCAAGTGAAACGACTTGAAACCTCATTAAAAATCAACCAAAAG AAATCGCAGCAATATGCAAAATTAATTTGGAAGTTGCGACAGCGTCTTGCGTTGACTAGCCATTCCAAGCAAATAGTCCCACCATCTTCGTTTACTGATCTGGAACAATAG
- the LOC116930962 gene encoding cingulin-like protein 1 isoform X2, translating to MLKNNCKLRTINESLKEKLCHDKHYASRITSTENALEQTKVLLSNLQLETSVLVKNIEKTKKTDEQDHQRDLMMLADRCAQSDHERRVIARQVIKATSKARKTTDLLKQENSLLSFTITKLKETLDKICWDKSELSSQLDTLKVQHGQDRGELIMQIRNLECEHTKLQAKCDAAEKSMQEALREKEKAVLAFQAAENNEIKLRNSVFALEIKFEKTCDKFKRDVEYKDQINNLEVQEFKKHIHALKVELEEERSKIQHHSDKLRVHEKELTVAKEELRKKEIEVNTQVQDIKIATENKYRAILEEKFQNEMETSRKYAEIQSQLILERNLKTSLESELNRLTSNNQTLSERIRSLDELEMDQKRLKNAIEFLEQEKTELSEQLDRNKRSSAEQYETLLKELEISRSGQAIANETMLQTVSDLREQVTQLQSQLAVSEQNAESQVKRLETSLKINQKKSQQYAKLIWKLRQRLALTSHSKQIVPPSSFTDLEQ from the exons ATGCTGAAAAACAATTGCAAG CTTCGAACCATCAATGAATCTCTGAAGGAGAAACTCTGTCATGACAAGCACTATGCTTCAAGGATTACATCAACAGAAAATGCACTTGAACAAACAAAAGTCTTGTTATCAAATCTTCAGTTAGAAACATCAGTGTTGGTGAAAAATATTGAGAAGACCAAAAAGACAGATGAACAAGACCATCAAAGAGATCTCATGATGTTAGCAGATCGA TGTGCCCAGTCCGACCATGAACGGAGAGTAATTGCTCGCCAAGTGATAAAAGCCACGTCAAAAGCACGGAAAACAACAGACTtattaaaacaagaaaacagtTTGCTCTCGTTTACCATTACA AAACTTAAAGAAACTTTGGATAAAATCTGTTGGGATAAAAGTGAACTGTCATCGCAATTAGACACCCTTAAAGTTCAGCACGGACAAGATCGTGGGGAGTTGATCATGCAAATCCGCAACCTTGAA TGCGAACACACTAAGCTTCAAGCTAAGTGCGATGCTGCCGAAAAAAGCATGCAAGAAGCTTtacgtgaaaaagaaaaggctgTTTTAGCATTTCAAGCTGCCGAAAATAATGAAATCAAACTGAGGAATAGCGTGTTTGCGCTCGAAATAAAATTCGAAAAGACATGCGATAAATTTAAAAGAGATGTGGAGTATAAAGATCAAATAAATAACCTTGAAGTTcaggaatttaaaaaacacattCACG CGTTGAAAGTTGAATTAGAGGAAGAACGTTCGAAAATCCAGCACCATTCTGACAAATTGCGTGTTCATGAAAAAGAACTTACAGTGGCCAAAGAAGAGTTACGTAAGAAGGAAATCGAAGTCAATACTCAGGTGCAGGACATCAAAATTGCAACAGAAAACAAGTACCGG GCGATACTCGaggaaaaatttcaaaacgaaATGGAGACTTCTCGCAAGTATGCCGAAATCCAGAGCCAATTGATTTTAGAGCGCAATTTGAAGACTAGTCTGGAATCAGAATTGAACAGATTGACGTCCAATAATCAAACATTGAGCGAACGAATTCGATCTCTTGACGAATTGGAAATGGACCAGAAACGATTAAAAAATGCTATAGAATTTCTGGAACAAGAAAAGACTGAACTTTCTGAGCAGTTGGATCGCAACAAGCGATCTTCTGCCGAG CAATATGAAACTCTTTTGAAAGAACTGGAAATAAGTCGCTCCGGTCAAGCCATCGCGAATGAAACGATGCTTCAGACGGTGAGTGACTTGCGAGAACAGGTCACGCAGCTACAAAGTCAACTCGCTGTATCGGAACAAAATGCCGAATCTCAAGTGAAACGACTTGAAACCTCATTAAAAATCAACCAAAAG AAATCGCAGCAATATGCAAAATTAATTTGGAAGTTGCGACAGCGTCTTGCGTTGACTAGCCATTCCAAGCAAATAGTCCCACCATCTTCGTTTACTGATCTGGAACAATAG
- the LOC116930999 gene encoding tumor suppressor candidate 2, with the protein MGASWSGKGSWFSSTSPAKEGKTTTNGQYQKQPRLDPRRLASQFVYTRKGSMYFDEDGDIAHEFYEEIKVENSQTTTMRRKLGNLRPQGTVYYPNPRLHVDFPIPMYSPIEK; encoded by the exons ATGGGTGCGTCGTGGTCTGGTAAAGGCTCTTGGTTTAGTTCGACCAGCCCAGcaaaagagggaaaaacgaCAACCAATGGACAATACCAGAAGCAACCAAGATTAGATCCTCGTAGACTTGCTTCGCAATTCGTTTACACCAGGAAAGG ATCTATGTATTTTGATGAAGATGGTGACATAGCTCATGAATTTTACGAAGAGATAAAGGTTGAAAATTCACAGACAACAACCATGAGAAGGAAACTAGGCAATCTGAGGCCTCAG GGCACAGTCTACTATCCTAACCCAAGGCTACATGTTGATTTTCCAATACCTATGTACTCCCCCATTGAAaagtag
- the LOC116930969 gene encoding cytochrome P450 4C1, with protein sequence MDFHLPQWITAPNSVTLFTLAIVVTCAVFFAIIKRINFIQRVNKIPGMFGGFTFLGNATTFLVPPEELFSLVMGYVYIMRSCGPVLRIWAGPFPNILLFTPEAFEVVLSNNTLIDKSREYGFLHPWLNTGLLTSTGSKWFSRRKLLTPTFHFKILGDFVQVFNEQSQILIEKINAAVETQKDGFDIYPFITRCTLDIICESAMGCKIEAQTHSNGEYPQAVHSMCRIFNVRASQPMMQSNLLFHLSSYGAEQRKNLKILHAFTDKVIQSRKLERKQNSLQKNAIDVGTNQDDNFIPAKKRLAFLDLLIDASNDGILLTDTDIREEVDTFMFEGHDTSTAAISWSLLLIGSHPHVQELVCEELDRVFGNSDRHATINDLNELKYLECCIKEALRLYPSVPIMGRQLSQDTIIHGYTVPANTTVLLFTYILHRDSKHFPDPELFQPGRFFEENSRGRHPYVYVPFSAGPRNCIGQKFAIMEEKVILSTILRNFHVKALDQRENIVLLNEVVLRPRDGIRLCLTSKKYKQ encoded by the exons ATGGATTTTCATCTTCCGCAATGGATTACAGCACCCAATAGCGTGACGCTATTCACTTTGGCTATTGTTGTGACCTGTGCAGTATTCTTCGCAATCATTAAAAGGATCAACTTCATACAACGGGTTAACAAAATACCTGGAATGTTTGGCGGGTTTACTTTTCTGGGCAACGCCACGACTTTTCTTGTCCCACCTGAAG aaCTTTTCAGTCTGGTTATGGGATACGTGTACATCATGCGCTCTTGTGGTCCTGTACTTCGTATATGGGCTGGCCCGTTCCCGAATATTTTGCTGTTTACGCCCGAGGCGTTTGAG GTTGTACTAAGCAACAACACGTTAATTGACAAAAGTCGCGAATATGGTTTTCTTCATCCTTGGCTTAATACTGGATTACTCACGAGCACAG GAAGCAAATGGTTTAGTAGGCGAAAATTGCTTACACCGAcctttcatttcaaaattttaggaGATTTTGTGCAAGTTTTTAATGAACAGAGTCAAATTTTGATCGAAAAAATCAACGCAGCCGTGGAAACCCAAAAGGACGGTTTTGATATTTATCCATTTATAACAAGATGCACCCTTGACATCATCTGTG AATCAGCAATGGGGTGCAAAATTGAAGCCCAAACTCACAGCAATGGCGAATACCCTCAAGCTGTTCATTC GATGTGCCGAATTTTTAATGTTAGAGCAAGTCAACCGATGATGCAATCTAATCTCTTGTTCCATCTGTCTTCGTACGGCGCAGAGCAACGTAAAAATCTTAAAATCTTACATGCCTTTACGGATAAA GTGATTCAAAGTAGGAAGCTGGAACGGAAGCAAAATAGCCTACAGAAGAATGCCATTGACGTGGGTACCAATCAAGATGACAATTTCATTCCAG CTAAGAAACGCTTGGCTTTCCTTGATCTTCTTATTGATGCTTCAAACGATGGGATTTTGCTAACCGATACCGACATTCGTGAAGAAGTCGACACTTTTATGTTCGAA GGTCATGATACGTCGACAGCTGCAATTAGTTGGTCTCTTCTTCTCATTGGGAGTCATCCACATGTTCAG GAATTAGTCTGCGAAGAACTCGATCGCGTGTTTGGGAATTCGGATCGTCATGCTACAATCAATGACCTAAATGAACTGAAATATCTCGAATGCTGCATTAAAGAAGCTCTGCGCTTGTACCCGAGTGTTCCAATAATGGGTCGTCAGCTGAGCCAGGATACTATCATAC ATGGATATACCGTACCCGCCAACACAACAGTGTTACTTTTTACCTATATTCTTCATAGAGATTCTAAACACTTCCCCGATCCTGAGCTCTTTCAGCCAGGGCGGTTCTTTGAAGAGAACAGCAGGGGACGTCATCCATATGTTTACGTTCCATTCAGTGCGGGACCACGAAATTGCATTG GGCAGAAATTTGCGATAATGGAGGAAAAAGTtattttgtcaacaattttgAGGAATTTTCACGTGAAAGCTCTGGACCAGAGGGAAAACATTGTTCTTTTGAACGAAGTAGTGCTTCGTCCCCGTGACGGAATAAGGCTTTGTTTAACCtccaaaaaatataaacaataA
- the LOC123466554 gene encoding 4-coumarate--CoA ligase 1-like isoform X1, protein MVSISQQQDSASSRILRHPEEYDDKIPNVTLAQFVVDRMREFGDDVSCIDPETKRTLTYNEIADSTLALAAGFQLKFNLKPGDMVAVALPTCLEYSITTLALNLCGATSTLINPAQTISELTHCVQLTKPTLWIGTDSFDSKFNQLYPQVATRPPMILLGSANRDGTNWEDLLTSGRGKTVQSVGNNPLELVAFILFSSGTTGVPKGVALTNLNYVVTRRQSQETTKYLIRNPDDVTLFFMPLYHAATLNGLFECFMRGLCFVLMNKFTFEGMLQCIQEFKISVIFLVPAIAVQLLKQPVEKYYDLSSLKMMRSGAAAISKETLLALQEKFGVLILQLYGLTEATLCTHGNTFTHNRDGSIGIVMPFCESKVVDPITDASLGPNEEGEICVRGPIVMKGYIGNEAASKETVDADGWLHTGDVGYYDEDGFFYITDRKKELIKYKGLQVSPTELEKILLSHPDVQDAAVAPIPDETAGDLPRAYIIKRPGSTLTEKEVATFIADKVSPHKRLRGGVIFVDSIPKTATGKIMRRELKNIKSKL, encoded by the exons ATGGTCTCCATTTCTCAACAACAAGATTCAg CCAGTTCCAGAATTCTAAGACACCCGGAAGAATATGACGATAAAATTCCAAATGTAACGCTAGCCCAGTTTGTCGTGGACAGGATGCGTGAATTCGGAGACGACGTATCCTGC ATTGATCCAGAGACGAAACGCACGCTGACGTACAATGAAATTGCCGACAGCACCTTGGCATTGGCCGCTGGATTTCAACTGAAATTCAATCTCAAACCGGGAGACATGGTAGCTGTTGCTTTACCCACGTGTTTGGAGTACTCCATTACAACCTTGGCATTGAATTTGTGCGGAGCGACATCCACTTTAATCAATCCGGCTCAAACAATTT cTGAATTGACACATTGCGTCCAGTTGACAAAACCTACATTATGGATTGGGACGGATAGCTTTGACAGTAAATTCAATCAACTCTATCCGCAAGTTGCCACCAGGCCGCCAATGATTTTATTGGGATCAGCGAATCGTGATGGCACCAACTGGGAAGATCTATTGACATCCGGACGCGGAAAAACCGTTCAATCGGTGGGGAACAATCCACTAGAATTGGTGGCTTTCATCCTGTTCTCAAGTGGGACAACGGGCGTCCCTAAAGGCGTCGCACTTACGAATTTGAATTACGTCGTAACAAGACGACAAAGCCA AGAAACTACAAAATACCTGATACGAAATCCTGATGACGtcactttgtttttcatgCCATTGTATCATGCGGCCACACTCAACGGCCTTTTTGAATGTTTCATGCGCGGTCTTTGTTTCGTCCTCATGAACAAGTTCACTTTCGAAGGGATGTTGCAGTGCATCCAAGAATTCAAA ATTAGTGTCATTTTCTTGGTACCAGCGATTGCAGTCCAACTTTTGAAACAGCCAGTAGAGAAATATTATGACCTCAGTTCTTTAAAGATGATGAGATCTGGAGCGGCTGCCATCAGCAAAGAAACGCTTCTCGCCTTACAGGAGAAGTTTGGCGTTCTTATTCTGCAACTTTACGGCTTGACTGAAGCGACGCTCTGTACCCACGGCAACACCTTCACGCATAATCGTGATGGAAGTATCGGTATCGTCATGCCCTTCTGCGAGTCCAAG GTTGTGGATCCAATAACGGATGCATCGTTGGGTCCTAACGAAGAAGGCGAAATCTGCGTAAGAGGCCCCATTGTAATGAAGGGTTACATTGGTAATGAAGCCGCTTCTAAGGAGACAGTCGACGCGGATGGATGGTTGCATACGGGTGACGTCGGCTACTATGACGAAGACGGCTTCTTCTACATTACAGACCGTAAGAAAGAACTCATCAAGTACAAAGGTCTCCAAGTGTCTCCAACCGAACTGGAGAAGATCTTGCTGAGCCATCCGGACGTGCAAGACGCAGCAGTGGCTCCTATTCCGGATGAAACAGCTGGTGATTTACCTCGAGCTTACATTATCAAGCGGCCCGGATCGACTCTGACGGAGAAGGAGGTTGCCACGTTTATAGCAg ACAAAGTGAGCCCACACAAGCGTCTACGAGGTGGAGTCATCTTTGTCGATTCCATTCCTAAGACGGCCACGGGAAAAATCATGCGACGTGAACTGAAAAATATCAAAAGCAAATTATAG
- the LOC123466554 gene encoding 4-coumarate--CoA ligase 1-like isoform X2 → MVAVALPTCLEYSITTLALNLCGATSTLINPAQTISELTHCVQLTKPTLWIGTDSFDSKFNQLYPQVATRPPMILLGSANRDGTNWEDLLTSGRGKTVQSVGNNPLELVAFILFSSGTTGVPKGVALTNLNYVVTRRQSQETTKYLIRNPDDVTLFFMPLYHAATLNGLFECFMRGLCFVLMNKFTFEGMLQCIQEFKISVIFLVPAIAVQLLKQPVEKYYDLSSLKMMRSGAAAISKETLLALQEKFGVLILQLYGLTEATLCTHGNTFTHNRDGSIGIVMPFCESKVVDPITDASLGPNEEGEICVRGPIVMKGYIGNEAASKETVDADGWLHTGDVGYYDEDGFFYITDRKKELIKYKGLQVSPTELEKILLSHPDVQDAAVAPIPDETAGDLPRAYIIKRPGSTLTEKEVATFIADKVSPHKRLRGGVIFVDSIPKTATGKIMRRELKNIKSKL, encoded by the exons ATGGTAGCTGTTGCTTTACCCACGTGTTTGGAGTACTCCATTACAACCTTGGCATTGAATTTGTGCGGAGCGACATCCACTTTAATCAATCCGGCTCAAACAATTT cTGAATTGACACATTGCGTCCAGTTGACAAAACCTACATTATGGATTGGGACGGATAGCTTTGACAGTAAATTCAATCAACTCTATCCGCAAGTTGCCACCAGGCCGCCAATGATTTTATTGGGATCAGCGAATCGTGATGGCACCAACTGGGAAGATCTATTGACATCCGGACGCGGAAAAACCGTTCAATCGGTGGGGAACAATCCACTAGAATTGGTGGCTTTCATCCTGTTCTCAAGTGGGACAACGGGCGTCCCTAAAGGCGTCGCACTTACGAATTTGAATTACGTCGTAACAAGACGACAAAGCCA AGAAACTACAAAATACCTGATACGAAATCCTGATGACGtcactttgtttttcatgCCATTGTATCATGCGGCCACACTCAACGGCCTTTTTGAATGTTTCATGCGCGGTCTTTGTTTCGTCCTCATGAACAAGTTCACTTTCGAAGGGATGTTGCAGTGCATCCAAGAATTCAAA ATTAGTGTCATTTTCTTGGTACCAGCGATTGCAGTCCAACTTTTGAAACAGCCAGTAGAGAAATATTATGACCTCAGTTCTTTAAAGATGATGAGATCTGGAGCGGCTGCCATCAGCAAAGAAACGCTTCTCGCCTTACAGGAGAAGTTTGGCGTTCTTATTCTGCAACTTTACGGCTTGACTGAAGCGACGCTCTGTACCCACGGCAACACCTTCACGCATAATCGTGATGGAAGTATCGGTATCGTCATGCCCTTCTGCGAGTCCAAG GTTGTGGATCCAATAACGGATGCATCGTTGGGTCCTAACGAAGAAGGCGAAATCTGCGTAAGAGGCCCCATTGTAATGAAGGGTTACATTGGTAATGAAGCCGCTTCTAAGGAGACAGTCGACGCGGATGGATGGTTGCATACGGGTGACGTCGGCTACTATGACGAAGACGGCTTCTTCTACATTACAGACCGTAAGAAAGAACTCATCAAGTACAAAGGTCTCCAAGTGTCTCCAACCGAACTGGAGAAGATCTTGCTGAGCCATCCGGACGTGCAAGACGCAGCAGTGGCTCCTATTCCGGATGAAACAGCTGGTGATTTACCTCGAGCTTACATTATCAAGCGGCCCGGATCGACTCTGACGGAGAAGGAGGTTGCCACGTTTATAGCAg ACAAAGTGAGCCCACACAAGCGTCTACGAGGTGGAGTCATCTTTGTCGATTCCATTCCTAAGACGGCCACGGGAAAAATCATGCGACGTGAACTGAAAAATATCAAAAGCAAATTATAG